A stretch of the Desulforegula conservatrix Mb1Pa genome encodes the following:
- a CDS encoding thiolase family protein encodes MNRVVIVAAARTAIGRFGGVFREKSAVDLTIPVMQALIKRSCIKPEILNDVFWGCNYQKTYRENNLARVAAVKAGLPVSVPGVTIHRNCTSSMSAIQFAFYQIKCGEADAIMVGGTDSMSSAQYTIEKIRYGTRVGHTEIRDSMWDSLTELGIGPPMGITAENLAEKYGISRKDQDELALASNQKAIAAIDEGRFEEEIVPVEVTENRLKRIISTDEHPRRDITLDSLSKLKPSFKENGSVTAGNASGINDGSAGLILMSSEKANELGINILAEITGTATTGIEPEIMGIGPVSAINRTLEKISLRLSDIELFEINEAFAAQYLACEKLLGLDRSKTNVNGSGIGLGHPVGATGARIVTTLIFEMKRRNSKTGIASLCAGGGMGTAVAVLR; translated from the coding sequence ATGAACAGAGTTGTAATCGTTGCGGCAGCACGTACAGCCATAGGCAGGTTCGGAGGCGTTTTCAGAGAAAAATCTGCTGTTGATCTTACTATTCCGGTAATGCAGGCACTTATAAAACGCTCATGCATAAAACCTGAGATATTGAATGATGTTTTCTGGGGTTGCAATTATCAGAAGACATACAGGGAAAATAATCTTGCAAGGGTTGCTGCTGTAAAGGCCGGCTTGCCTGTATCTGTACCAGGCGTAACAATCCACAGAAACTGCACTTCTTCAATGTCTGCAATCCAGTTTGCATTTTACCAGATAAAATGTGGTGAAGCAGATGCCATAATGGTTGGCGGAACAGACAGCATGAGTTCGGCTCAATATACCATTGAAAAAATAAGATACGGCACAAGAGTAGGTCACACGGAAATCAGGGATTCAATGTGGGATTCCCTGACAGAACTTGGCATCGGCCCTCCAATGGGCATAACAGCCGAAAACCTTGCTGAAAAGTATGGAATTTCAAGAAAAGATCAGGACGAACTGGCGCTTGCGAGCAACCAGAAGGCGATTGCAGCAATCGATGAAGGCCGGTTTGAAGAAGAAATCGTGCCTGTTGAAGTTACAGAAAACAGACTCAAAAGAATCATATCAACAGATGAGCATCCAAGAAGGGATATTACCCTGGATTCCCTATCCAAACTAAAACCAAGTTTCAAGGAAAACGGGTCAGTTACGGCAGGCAATGCCTCTGGAATAAATGACGGGTCGGCAGGCTTGATACTCATGTCATCTGAAAAAGCAAACGAGTTAGGAATCAACATTCTTGCCGAGATCACGGGAACAGCGACAACTGGAATCGAGCCGGAAATAATGGGTATTGGCCCTGTTTCAGCAATAAACAGGACTCTTGAAAAAATCTCATTGAGACTGAGCGACATTGAACTTTTTGAAATAAACGAAGCTTTCGCAGCCCAGTACTTGGCATGTGAAAAGCTGCTTGGCTTAGACAGAAGCAAAACAAATGTAAATGGAAGCGGGATAGGCCTCGGCCATCCTGTAGGAGCGACAGGTGCAAGGATAGTAACAACTCTCATTTTTGAGATGAAGCGCAGAAACTCAAAAACCGGCATTGCTTCATTATGCGCAGGTGGGGGAATGGGAACAGCGGTTGCTGTCCTAAGGTAG
- a CDS encoding sigma-54-dependent Fis family transcriptional regulator, which produces MNDPAIHEMLQGHITALLFERDELKGIIETLEDGFIETDLKGNTTRFNKAFCELCGYPPKETPGLSYRTYMDKENAENVYSTFNKVYKSGIPNKAFDYEIIRKDGTKRNVEISIAVLKDSSGIVNGFRCIMRDVTKRKKAEAEIIRQRNSLAAIFRSVDDAIITVDLNLDITEINEAAGKICGIPSDSKGKGFLCLDNSVCGQTCRNVIEETLKIKKPIRNHLVTCGRFTNPMQRVSMSCTPLEDHNGCFIGAVLVIRDITRLMDLEQELKKRDGFHQMIGKSREMQNIYRLIEDISDYEATVLITGESGTGKELVARAIHNSGNRSFKPFVTVNCSALAENLLESELFGHVKGAFTGAVRDHVGRFQAADGGTILLDEIGDISPVIQLKLLRVLQEKEFEKVGDSRSVKVDVRVIACTHKDLKEKVRRGEFREDLYYRLKVLEIKLPPLRDRLDDLPLLIDHFISVYENRFRITAEGVNDDVICAFMNYKWPGNIRELEHAIERAIILGKGSLISLSHIPAEIKTGTRLSQKPESVSMEHEVKDILEALEKTGWNKAKAARILGISRKTLYKKIIKHNLSFTA; this is translated from the coding sequence ATGAACGATCCAGCTATTCATGAAATGTTACAGGGCCATATAACCGCTCTGCTCTTTGAACGGGACGAACTTAAAGGAATAATAGAAACCCTTGAGGACGGATTCATAGAGACTGATCTTAAAGGAAATACCACACGTTTCAACAAAGCCTTCTGCGAGCTTTGCGGATATCCTCCTAAAGAGACTCCGGGCCTTTCCTACAGGACGTATATGGATAAAGAAAATGCCGAAAACGTATACTCCACTTTCAACAAGGTTTATAAGAGCGGCATTCCAAATAAGGCTTTCGATTATGAGATAATTAGAAAAGACGGGACAAAGAGGAATGTTGAAATTTCCATAGCGGTTTTAAAAGATAGTTCCGGGATTGTTAACGGCTTCAGATGCATCATGCGTGACGTAACCAAAAGAAAAAAAGCAGAAGCAGAGATAATAAGACAGAGAAACAGTCTTGCCGCGATATTCAGAAGCGTTGATGATGCAATAATAACTGTGGATCTTAATCTTGACATAACAGAGATCAATGAGGCGGCTGGTAAAATCTGCGGTATTCCATCAGATTCGAAGGGTAAGGGCTTTCTATGCCTTGACAACTCAGTATGCGGTCAAACATGCAGAAACGTCATAGAAGAGACCCTTAAAATTAAAAAGCCGATACGAAACCATCTCGTTACATGCGGAAGATTTACAAACCCCATGCAGAGGGTCAGCATGTCCTGCACACCGCTTGAGGATCATAACGGATGTTTTATCGGTGCCGTTCTTGTCATAAGAGACATAACTAGACTCATGGATCTTGAACAGGAACTAAAAAAACGCGACGGATTCCATCAGATGATCGGAAAAAGTCGTGAGATGCAAAATATTTACAGACTTATCGAGGATATTTCAGATTATGAGGCTACTGTTCTCATCACAGGAGAAAGCGGAACCGGAAAGGAGCTAGTGGCGAGGGCTATACATAACAGCGGAAACAGAAGCTTCAAGCCTTTTGTGACTGTAAACTGCTCAGCTCTTGCAGAAAATCTTCTTGAGAGCGAGCTTTTCGGACATGTCAAAGGAGCTTTTACAGGGGCTGTCAGGGATCATGTCGGTAGATTCCAGGCTGCTGACGGAGGGACAATATTACTTGATGAGATTGGCGATATTTCACCTGTTATTCAGTTGAAACTCCTCAGGGTGCTCCAGGAGAAGGAATTTGAAAAAGTTGGCGATTCCAGATCTGTAAAAGTTGATGTCAGGGTTATAGCCTGCACCCACAAGGATCTGAAAGAGAAAGTAAGGCGAGGAGAATTCAGAGAGGATCTTTATTACAGACTGAAGGTACTTGAAATAAAGCTTCCACCTTTAAGGGACAGACTAGATGATCTGCCTCTTTTGATAGATCATTTCATATCAGTCTATGAAAACAGATTCAGGATAACAGCAGAAGGCGTTAATGATGATGTTATTTGTGCATTCATGAACTATAAATGGCCCGGCAACATAAGGGAACTTGAGCATGCAATAGAAAGAGCCATAATTCTTGGCAAGGGAAGCCTTATAAGTCTGAGTCATATCCCCGCAGAGATAAAGACAGGAACCCGATTATCACAGAAACCTGAAAGTGTATCAATGGAGCACGAAGTTAAGGATATACTCGAGGCTCTTGAGAAAACAGGATGGAACAAGGCAAAGGCTGCAAGAATCCTCGGTATAAGCAGAAAAACACTCTATAAAAAAATCATTAAACACAACCTCTCTTTTACTGCCTGA
- a CDS encoding iron-containing alcohol dehydrogenase: protein MQNFIFHNPVKVVFGKGEISKIAELIPEQANILLTFGGSSIKKNGVYDQVKAALKNRKVTDFGGIEPNPDYATCMKAVKIIREEKIDFILAAGGGSVIDGSKFIAAAACFEGADPWDILSKGAAIKKAVPIGAILTLSGTGSEMNSFAVISKRETGEKLAFGSPEVFPKFSILDPETTFSLPANQTSNGVVDAFVHVLEQYMTYDVNAPLQDRQAEAILLTLMEEGKKVLETPNDYNVRANIMWCATQALNGNISAGVPQDWASHSIGHELTARFGLAHGESLAVIAPAVMRNQKENKKDKLLKYASRIWGITEGSQDSIIEQAIYLTEKFFREMGLKSKLSEYGIEIEKALVIADDFEARGWKLGERGKIGKNEVIEILKSAL, encoded by the coding sequence ATGCAGAATTTCATTTTTCACAATCCGGTAAAAGTTGTTTTCGGCAAGGGAGAGATCTCCAAAATAGCAGAACTCATTCCTGAACAGGCCAATATTCTTCTCACATTCGGCGGAAGCTCCATAAAAAAGAACGGGGTGTATGATCAGGTTAAAGCAGCCCTTAAAAATCGAAAAGTAACTGACTTTGGCGGAATTGAACCAAATCCTGATTATGCGACATGCATGAAGGCAGTTAAAATAATCAGGGAAGAAAAAATCGATTTTATACTGGCCGCAGGCGGCGGATCAGTAATTGACGGATCAAAATTCATAGCCGCTGCTGCATGTTTTGAAGGCGCTGATCCCTGGGATATTCTGTCTAAAGGCGCTGCCATAAAAAAAGCTGTGCCAATCGGCGCGATACTGACTCTTTCAGGAACTGGTTCTGAAATGAACTCCTTTGCAGTTATTTCAAAAAGAGAAACCGGAGAAAAACTTGCTTTCGGAAGCCCGGAAGTTTTCCCGAAATTCTCGATTCTTGATCCTGAAACGACATTTTCTTTGCCAGCGAACCAGACTTCAAACGGCGTGGTTGATGCGTTTGTCCATGTTCTTGAACAATATATGACCTATGACGTAAACGCGCCTCTCCAGGACAGACAGGCAGAAGCGATTCTTCTGACACTAATGGAAGAAGGAAAAAAAGTTTTAGAAACGCCAAATGATTACAATGTCAGGGCAAACATAATGTGGTGCGCCACCCAGGCTTTGAACGGGAATATCTCGGCAGGAGTTCCCCAGGACTGGGCATCTCATTCCATAGGCCACGAACTTACGGCAAGATTCGGCCTTGCCCACGGAGAATCACTTGCCGTTATTGCTCCGGCAGTGATGAGAAACCAGAAGGAAAACAAGAAAGACAAACTTCTAAAATATGCTTCAAGAATATGGGGAATCACTGAGGGCAGTCAGGATTCAATCATTGAGCAGGCCATTTATCTTACTGAAAAATTTTTCAGGGAAATGGGGCTTAAATCCAAGCTTTCTGAATATGGAATCGAAATAGAAAAAGCCCTTGTCATAGCTGATGACTTTGAAGCAAGGGGCTGGAAGCTTGGTGAAAGAGGCAAAATCGGGAAAAACGAAGTGATTGAAATTCTAAAATCAGCACTTTAA